A single Lolium perenne isolate Kyuss_39 chromosome 6, Kyuss_2.0, whole genome shotgun sequence DNA region contains:
- the LOC127306281 gene encoding uncharacterized protein codes for MATSLLNLLLMEVAAIVSIILLALLVVLSSYRRRAGHPALRLFVWAASTLFLPLVSYAVSAAAKWDAARVPLLLAWTVFLQILRNTIDTARCSSMTIDSNASGGSKFRPSVEQLARMGWVAFLIISSGGNAGSPELTGMLLWLWVLSLVKLIHRLVAAELAKSSFAVGLNAYLISDYMKQLYCQERGEDSDGAQDGVPPYLVMGEEKLHIEARPQGYRIGRTSPASVDAGHVVTMDRIWRLSAAGDSLLACSPHIKDLCLSFALFKLQLRRFLGCPLAEVGSRRALAFLQEGILGGSPERAFAVIETELSFLADFLYSKLTCFYASGWWFPVLNSILVLATWTSCLATGGAIVHDMTNQGTALAQDYEDLRNYLQHHDTVFHAIVSLDVLVTVSFIVAIVFTEGWEIANYVRSDWIKVATVCEYARRPSWRKSRWTRSKLGRVLRFKAVQRWDDRFGQTSVLQSRLCYCGCVSRQVDRIAKTSVAVPASVKSAIVATLRTNQGTLGNGVLSLQRNAVADKLMWACSLAADDKSISEQILVWHVATRLLEIKRSEGAHGIQDNSEDDSDTLVVATHLSRYCAYLVALKPQLLPDHPAWTEELYEGVVEEVTRVLARCAGPLVRYDRAATCFGGSMNETLRKAGKLARQLAEEVGDEEVVWMVLADFWTELLLFLAPSENVTAHAKSLRRGGEFITVLWALLGHAGIVSRPESDV; via the coding sequence ATGGCGACCAGCCTACTGAACCTTCTCCTTATGGAGGTGGCGGCCATCGTCAGCATCATCCTGCTGGCTCTCCTCGTCGTGCTCAGCTCCTACCGCCGGCGCGCCGGCCACCCGGCCCTCCGGCTCTTCGTGTGGGCCGCCTCCACcctcttcctccccctcgtcTCCTACGCGGTCTCCGCGGCCGCCAAGTGGGACGCCGCGCGCGTGCCCCTCCTCCTCGCCTGGACCGTCTTCCTCCAGATCCTGCGCAACACCATCGACACCGCTCGATGCTCCTCCATGACCATCGACAGCAACGCCTCCGGCGGCAGCAAGTTCCGCCCCTCCGTCGAGCAGCTGGCGCGGATGGGCTGGGTGGCGTTCCTCATCATCAGCAGCGGCGGAAATGCAGGGAGCCCTGAGCTCACCGGCATGCTTCTTTGGCTGTGGGTGCTGAGCCTCGTCAAGCTCATCCACCGGCTCGTCGCTGCAGAGCTCGCCAAGAGCTCCTTTGCCGTCGGGCTCAATGCGTACCTCATCTCCGACTACATGAAACAACTCTACTGCCAAGAGCGAGGAGAGGACTCGGACGGCGCGCAAGATGGCGTGCCGCCGTACTTGGTGATGGGCGAGGAGAAGCTACACATCGAGGCCAGGCCACAGGGGTACCGAATCGGCCGGACATCTCCGGCGTCCGTCGATGCCGGGCACGTTGTCACCATGGACAGGATATGGCGGCTTTCTGCCGCCGGAGACTCGCTCCTCGCGTGTTCTCCGCACATCAAGGATCTCTGCCTTTCCTTTGCGCTGTTCAAGCTGCAGCTCCGTCGGTTCCTCGGGTGCCCCCTCGCGGAGGTGGGCTCTCGCCGAGCTTTGGCATTCTTGCAGGAGGGCATCCTCGGGGGGAGTCCCGAGAGAGCTTTCGCGGTGATCGAGACCGAGCTGTCCTTCCTCGCCGACTTCCTCTACTCCAAGCTCACATGTTTCTACGCCAGCGGCTGGTGGTTCCCGGTGCTCAATTCCATCCTCGTGCTCGCGACGTGGACCAGCTGCCTCGCGACCGGCGGAGCCATCGTGCACGACATGACCAACCAAGGCACGGCACTCGCCCAGGACTACGAGGACCTCAGGAATTACCTGCAACACCACGACACCGTGTTCCACGCCATCGTCAGCCTCGACGTGCTGGTCACCGTGTCCTTCATCGTCGCCATCGTGTTCACGGAGGGGTGGGAGATCGCCAACTACGTTCGCTCCGACTGGATTAAGGTGGCCACCGTCTGCGAGTATGCGCGCCGGCCATCGTGGCGCAAGTCGCGATGGACTCGCAGCAAGCTTGGCCGCGTTCTCCGGTTCAAGGCCGTCCAACGCTGGGACGACCGGTTCGGCCAGACGTCCGTCCTGCAGTCCCGGCTGTGCTACTGCGGATGCGTTTCCCGGCAGGTCGACCGGATCGCAAAGACTTCGGTCGCCGTGCCGGCGTCGGTGAAGTCAGCCATCGTGGCCACATTGAGGACAAACCAAGGAACACTCGGAAACGGTGTCCTGTCGTTACAACGCAATGCTGTAGCCGATAAGCTCATGTGGGCGTGCAGCCTCGCCGCCGATGACAAGAGCATCTCGGAGCAGATCCTTGTGTGGCATGTCGCCACAAGGCTACTCGAGATCAAGCGCTCGGAGGGAGCTCATGGCATACAAGATAACAGTGAAGATGACAGTGACACGCTGGTCGTGGCGACACACCTGTCGCGGTACTGCGCATACCTCGTCGCGCTGAAGCCACAACTGCTGCCGGACCACCCGGCATGGACGGAGGAGCTCTACGAGGGCGTCGTAGAGGAGGTGACGAGGGTGCTCGCGCGCTGCGCCGGGCCGCTAGTGCGTTACGACCGTGCGGCGACGTGCTTCGGAGGAAGCATGAACGAGACACTGAGGAAGGCTGGGAAGCTCGCCCGGCAGCTGGCGGAGGAGGTCGGCGACGAGGAAGTGGTGTGGATGGTTCTAGCCGATTTCTGGACGGAGCTCCTCCTCTTCCTGGCGCCGTCGGAGAACGTCACGGCGCATGCCAAGTCGCTCCGCCGTGGCGGGGAGTTCATAACTGTGTTGTGGGCATTGCTCGGGCATGCCGGCATTGTTAGTCGGCCCGAGAGTGATGTCTGA